The DNA segment TGGAAATCAATGCTTATATTTCAATTGCTTGCCACTGCAAAGATTGTATTTGAGCTAAAAGAACTTCATGATCATAGTTTACTATGTTACCTCTCCCGTGCAAAGTGCtcctgttttctctttcattaaaaGATGATGTATTCTTCTATAAGTCTatgtttaaccaaaaaaaaaaagctaatctcTAAGAATTTCTTATTTCACTTCCTATGTGAAAATCGTTACATGAGTATCAGGAGCAGGGAACCACAGCAGCGCTGGAAGGTGATGCAGTTAGAGAATGTCTCCTATCTGCCAAATTTCCTAGCTCCCTCGtggacagaaatggaaaaaaaagtactATCAAATTCTGGCCTTTTGTCTCCCCTTTTTTAGACTCCATGTAAGTCACATccatttaaatgttttgttttaattctgggGATCCCTCAATGTAGTGCCATAAGTACTAAACACCCATGCTATTTTACTACTGGATTTGAGGACAGCAGAAGGGTATTAAAGTAAGAATTACTTGACTCATCATTCATTAAAATCCCTACAATTTAATAGCCCTAACATTGATTCCCAATTTCAATTATAGACAATGATTTACAACATTTTCACCATCTACTAgctaatacataataataatgtGTGATTGGAAACATAAGAGGATTGTCCTCATTATCTAGTAAGATAATATTCATCTGTAACTACAACATCCAATGGGGCTCGGTAGGAAATACCAGATGTCACAAGATTCAGtcttgaaaattaaatattgtctttctttgaaaagttttattttcaaaattataactgAAGATAAATTTGTAATTTGATGAAGAGAACCAAATTATCTTTTATAAGCCCCAAATGTTTATAATACAATCAAGGTTCCATTATAaataaaacctatttttaaattccaaCATTGAATTATAGTGTAGGGATAAAAAAGGCCAAACTACCATAGTAATTACTAAAtagttcattttattaataatttatatacaaataaGTTAATTTAAAAGGATTATGATACATTTGTACACTAATCTAATTTGTACCTACAAGCTTTGAATGTCATCAAAAGTAATCAGATTAATTTTCACAGATCAGCTCCTCAATTTCTTCTTCGCTATCAGAATCTTCATAAAATGAAATTGTGGCTTGAATTGGAAATTTTTTCAGAAGAACTTCTGCTTCTTTATATAAGTAATCGTAACACTTTGATTTTGGCCAAAATAGTCTGAAAGAAGCAGACAAcataatatgctttatttttttcacattcagaATCCTTCTACTCATGAAACGTTCAAATTTCAAAATCTCCATATATTTAACAACTGATTTATGCATTTAGATAGTTTAAAATGCTACTATCACAGCTTTCATGGAGTCTGCTTGACAAAGTATCAGTAACTGGTTAATTACTTTAAATCTTTATCCAAGCTATAAATTGGACCAAATAAATTGACACTAAACCCTTCGTGAGCATAAGATCAATATTTAACTTACTTCAGGCATTATGGATATATTTATTCTTACAAAATACAGAAGAAGGTTTGTCTTCCAAattcctttgggaaaaaaaatgaatcctaCCATGACATTAAAAATTGTGATGATAGCCAACTTTATAAAGACATCAAAGTATTATGCACCTTACACATAGGCATAAATTACCTAGTATTTTGCTTGAAACGCAGACTTAGCTCTTAGTTACAGATGGAACCAAATCAAGTTTAGAAAAGTACAAAAAGCAACCTTTTCAAAAGGCTACCTCTGACCCCAACCTCGAGcccatctctctcccctttccccatccAACTAAATTTTGGAACACCATATTAAGATGTTGAGAATTAGACTGGTTTTATACAAATAATTTGTATGTAAACGTGATTACCTCAAAACTTCAAATTTCCAACAAATATTAATCTTGCCATCTGatcttctattatttttcatCCAAGTAAATAAAAGGACAAGGCTGAATCCCCAGCTACAGTACACAGTATTTTAGTATACAATAAATAGCCCCACATACCCATATAATAGACTGATTCTaacaaaaagaaagttacatATGTTCACTATACtctattttaaaaggcaaaaaagtaGGCCGTGTAGTTTATAAACGTTTCTAgccaaatagtttttttttttaagcttatcAACTGGGTGCCTAAATAAACAACCATCAGTAATTCAGTCATTCAATCAATATTTTAGTGATCTCTTGCGTCAAACAtaattcaaagatgaataaatcATGGTCCCTACCTTCATGAAGTTGACAACTGAGTAAAAAGAATCAGAAACACACATTACTACTCAAGATAGaacttaataaaaatacaataaacttaagagaaatacaaagaaactgctACAGTAGTTCAAAAACGGAAGTGCTTATACAGGAAGCAGTTGATTTTCTAATGTGTAAAACTGCCAAACCCAAAGAACGTTGTTTAATTGTTATCACACTCTCTCTCCCCCGGAATCTCTCACTGGCCATTTTTCTTCCAGGGACTTCATACTTTACTGAATTCTCCCCTGTTCTGAGTGATTCTTCCCAGTCACCTTTGTGGACCTCTCTTTCTCTGTAGACAGGTTAGATGCTGGCCTTCCCCCACCATTTTATCAAGAGTGATCATTTCTCCTCTCTCACTCCTCCAGATGACCTGACCCACTGCCATGATTTCCCCAATTTACCAAAGGTTCCCAAGTCTGTCTGTATTTCCACTTAAGAACTTGACTTTGGACCACGAACCTGTATATGCTGCTCCCTACTGGAATATCTACTTGGAGGCACCATAGGCACATTAAATATGACAAATGGAAAATTCGACTCAGTATCTTGATCTACAGTTCCACCAACTTGCGCGTCATTCTGTCTTTTTACTTCTACTTTACCTACCATATCCAATACATCATAAGCCTAATCTACTGTGTCACCTAAGTATTCCCCAGATTCACCCAGTCCCATCCTCGCTTCCAATGCCTGAACTGCAATAACTTCCAATTTCACTTTTGGTGTTCTAACTAAAGCTATATACCATTTCCTTAGTGATTTTTCTGAAACATAAATCTGATCACATTACTCTTTTGGTTAAAATCCTTTGAGTAATCCCCAATACCATCTACAGAATAAAGTCCATGAGTTCCCAATGCCACATACAGGATCAGGACAAAACTCTTGTACCAAGGTGTACAAGACCTGGCCTCTGCCTTCCCTGGTGAAATGACCACAGCTTCACACACCCAAATGCCAGTTCCTTGATGCTCCCAGAAGGAACCATGCTGTTCTCTTTTTCTACGCTATTTCTTCTGCTCCCACGTTCCCGACCTACCATCCATCTGGTTAACTTCAAGACTCAACCAGGTAATCACACCTATGATACACACTTCCCTGACCCTTCTCCACCCCCTCTGACAGAGTTAGTTATAAAATTGACCAAGCTAAACTACTAAAACACTTCCAAagggctgtgatttttttttctctgtccttcACAAGTTCTAGCAAAAGGTAGGAAATTAATCAACATGTATCGACTACTATGTGctattataaacatatacacattctACAAACATTATATAGCTCTTCATCTAACAGCTCTCTAAGGCAGGCAAACTGCAGAATTAACTTTCCACCTGATTAAAAGCTACAAAGAATCTTGCAGGAAGGCTGACTTCCCAGTAGCTAGGAACAGTAAACTAGCTCCTAATTGTTAGGTCAAATAACTGTTGGTCCCTTTTGTGATCCTTAgtagtctttaggattttcatcatatttcctttttgtcttaCACATCAAGCTCGATTTGTTCAGTTTGGTGTAAACCATGATTGTGAATACCATTCTTCCTTCTGGTttgcaagagaaaaagaatatacacactCTGCCTGGTGTGAAGTCAATTTCACTTGAACCCTTtggcattaaaaagaaattgttttgCAGGCACAAGATGTCACCTTTCTACTTTTACTAACACCGCCCGCTTTCCCtcttcataatatattttttaagtgtttactaAGTGTGCACTGATTAACAGTTCTTTCAGGGGAGAGCGTGAGCTCCTACATTTTCCAGTTCGATGAGTAAAGGACCTCTGGGACGAGGAAGATTAAAGAAACGTTAAAGATAGgttttccaaaagagaaaaacttcaGGACCAGCTGCTGAGCAGGGCCGGACGAGGCCCCCGGCTCTTCCCTGTGGCTGCAGACAGACCTTCGATGAGGCCTGTCACTCACCTGACTGGGTGTCTGTATCGGGAAAGCTTTTCTGAGGCGTCCGTTATTCCGGGGCCATCTGGCATCTGGGGGTGTAAGGAAATGGATCGAAGTTAGCACTCACCTTCTAAAAAAACTGCAAACCCTGGCGACCAGGCTTTCCTCTCGTCTGCGGGGAATGTGACCGCGGGGCTCTCAGTAGCCTCGCTCCCGGCCCGATCTGTTCGTGCCAGTAGCTCTGGAGGACGCACTCGTCGCTTCAGCACCGACAGGGCCACCGGTATGGCCACCAGCAGGCGCGATCTTAAGCGAGGGGAAGGCCTGGCGCGCGTCTCCCTGGGGCCCGGCGTAGCCTGCGTTGATCGATCAACAGCGCCCCCGGGATGCGCGGCTCACTCACCGCCTCCGCGGCGTGGTGCGGCGCCTCTTCCTCCTCGCCACTGTCTTCCACCCACGGTCTCCAGAAGCCTGCGGATCTGCGAGGTGGGCAGCGGAAGGCGCGCAGAGGAGCAGTGAGCCCCGACCCGGGAGAACCGACCGCATCTGAGCGAGGGCCTAGAGGGTGCGGGGGTGAGAGAGCGgaggggaggagctggggaggcgCAGGCGGGAGGGATGGAGCGGGGGAGGCGCAGGGCGGGACAGAGACGCGGTACCCGGGGTCCGCGCCCCCGCGCCGCGTCTGGCGTTCGGTAGCGGCTGGCAGCTGGAGGCGGCAGCGCGCGCGCTGGCCGCCTGGGGTCTCCGTGGTCTCCGCGATCTCCATGGGCAGGCtggcccctggcacccacccgGCCCGAGCCCGAAGCCTTATATAGCCCCCGCGGCCCGCTACATCTTTACAcgtcctctccctctcctcccctctctccgcGTAAACAAAAAGGCTGCGCGTCAAGGCGCAGCGGCCCGAACCCCGGGGGCGAACGCGTGCAACTCCCAAATGGCCCGGGGAGCGGGTTTGTCAAGCGAGTGTTAATCGCTCTTCCACACTTGTCTGCGGGGGGTGGATAACAACATTCGCCCGAGCGACCAGTTTCCTAGTGAAGAGGCTAGGACGGGTTAAACTTAAGCGATTCTACACGTTTTGTGTATTACTGCAAAAAAAAGGCCGAGTGGCGGGTCATTACTGCTCGACAGTCTCACGGCTTTTCGCCTTCAGCAAATGCCACTGGTTCTGCACTCCTTACGAAAGGAATATCGGTTTGGggaggatttgtttgttttttaatgtattgacaGACTAGGTTCCTCCATCTGCCTATTATTATTTGAAGATTAAAGATTCACAAGAGTTTAATTGTAAAAGACTGAATGTTCCAACCTAGAGGACCAGAGCCTGGAGTCATAGGATTTTGGCATAGAGTTCTACTCTGTCTTCTCGTCTTTGCCATTTTCCCCAACATCTTATCAGTGTCCTCCAAAGATAAGTCTTGAGTGTCATCTATACAATTATGTCACTCTTGGCATTTTGTCACTCAGTGATAATTAGCAAGTTCTTTTGTGGGTGTTGGGTATGTGTGGAATAATAATGAAATCCTGGAAAGTTATGATGTGGAATAACTTAGTCAACCTCTCTGCCTGTTTCTCTTATTTAAGTTACCCCTTACTTATCACAGAGGTCCATGaatcttggttaaaaaaaaaaaagttatgcttCCAAGAAAAGATGATATATAAATGTCATGATTTTTgtccaaaatgttttaaataatagaGCTGAACTTCCTCTTCAAAGTTGTAGAGAAGAACCCCAAATGTAGGCTATAATGTCTCTGCTATCCATTCAATTACTGAGAAATCCATCTAATTAATACCCAAGGGCCTACAATGATCTACCTGTCAGGAAGGTGAGAAAGGGTTTGCTTCAGATAGTGAAATCAGTGAGGATAGGTATCTAATGCATGTCTCAGTGCCCTAGAAGTATTGTTaggctaaataaaataaaacttatagaATGTTTgctacagtgcctgacacatagtaaactctcaataaattttgttatataaaaaaatctaaacacTTAACAGATGCTAAGCTATCTGATGAAATGGTTTATCGTATCCATTTTGTAAACATCTTTTAGGGTATCTGTAATGTGCTAAGGTCTGCACTTTCCAGATATAATTGTGAATAAGATATCCCCCTATTGTCAAGAGGATCGCAGTCATTGCCATCTATGGCCATCACAGTGGCCACAtgagcaaagattttttttaattgccacgTTCAATAACAAAAGCACATTTTAAGCAAAGAAATAGTACAAGGGAGGGAAGTGATAAGTCTGTTTGTTGCAACCAGGAAAGCCTTCTTAAAGCGAAAGAAACCAAAATTGGGATTTCTAGAAGAATCAGTCAAGAA comes from the Pseudorca crassidens isolate mPseCra1 chromosome 13, mPseCra1.hap1, whole genome shotgun sequence genome and includes:
- the RIPPLY2 gene encoding protein ripply2 gives rise to the protein MEIAETTETPGGQRARCRLQLPAATERQTRRGGADPGYRVSVPPCASPAPSLPPAPPQLLPSALSPPHPLGPRSDAVGSPGSGLTAPLRAFRCPPRRSAGFWRPWVEDSGEEEEAPHHAAEAMPDGPGITDASEKLSRYRHPVRLFWPKSKCYDYLYKEAEVLLKKFPIQATISFYEDSDSEEEIEELICEN